The genomic interval GGTTTCTATATGCGAAGCTGCTGGGCCTGTTGGCTGATCTCCGAAGCATTCATGATGCATTTTGGTACCAAATCCAGAACATCCAGGGACTGTCCACCATGATGCCactgctccaggagatctgcaGCTGAGGCCCAATCTACCTGCTTCCCCAGCCCCACCTGGACACGTTGGACTGGAAAGGGGAGAATCCTGGGGCCAGAGACTGCAGACAGTAAACAGGGAGCCCGTTGGTTGCAAAGAAAGATTAAAGCAGTAACTGCCTCTTCATGCAGTAATAGGGAGAGTGAGGGGTGCTGTGGGGACAAAGTTGTTCTCTGGAAGCACAGAAGATGGGGAAGGAGGAAGCCTCAGGGCTAAGAGGTAAAGAAGCTCCTTCTGGGAATAGGTGGGCCCCACTTTCTGAGGTCAAAGATTTAGCCCTTCAGTCCTTCTTTTCCCAGTTTGGGAAACTCTGGGATGGAACACAGGATGGGGAGTGAATCCCATGCAGATTTTTCTGCTCTGAAGAGAAAGAGGCTAGGAGCTTTAATCCACAGAGAAATAGAGGAGGTGGGAGTGAGGAGAGAAAATTCAGCCAGACATACCCCTTAATTCTTCTCCCCTAGTCCAGAGCCATAAGAGCATGGGAAGATGATACTGGACTGATGGCAGAGGTGGGAGACTCAAACCACTGCCTCAGCAGCTGCCCCTGTGGCAGCTTCAGTTCTGAGGAGGGTGTGGTCCTGTTCCCACTCTGCTCTTGGGACCCAGAGGTCACCCAGCAAGGTGGGCTCTGGAGAGGGCTCTGGCCCCAGGACACCTGACTCGGAGGCTCCAACTGTTGTGTGGGCTGGCTCTGGGGTGACCTCAGCCCACAGTGATGCTAAAGCCACAGTGGAATCTGTTGCGCCAGTGATTAAGGAAGGCTCCGAGGGCAAGGGTGACAGGCAGGGGGGGCATCTTCTTCTCCAGCACAGCACCCACACACCAGTTACTATCCACCAAGCCTGTTGGGGAAGAGAATACACACTATGTTATTTAACAGGGCTTGGGAAAAGGGGTCAGCGGATTTAAGGCGGCGCTTCCCTCCCACTGCCCGCCCCAATCCCTCAGCACTTCGGAATATCATCTGAACAGCCCTCACCTCTAAATACCATGTTGGCCTGGGGCAGAGTCAGGTGGTAACCAAAGGAGAAGGTTGTGTCTTGTAGCCTTGTGTTTGCTTCAAACTCCACTCCAACCTGAACCTGAGAACGGTGGGCAAGGATGGGAGACGGATCTGTCTCAGTGAAGACGAGAGGAGTCCTGACGGGGGACTGGCAGAATGAAGGCACGCATGAAATGTATACATAGTGTGGGCAGGAAAATCAGCAGGGCCTGTGGGGGTCTGCAGGGACTTGTTGGGGGTAGGGGATGGGGTTAGTAGACTAACCTGTTCATTTGCCCTGTGGTAATAACTTGCATGGGCCCCACCTGATCCCACATTCAACGTAGCTACCCAGTGTACGGCTGTGAAAACCAAAGTACAAGAGAAAAAGACCGTTACTGCAATAGAACACAGGCCAGAGCCTCCAGCCAAGTCCAGAATGGCCCTCCCCCTCACTGCTCTTCCTCACCCCATACCCGAGTACTTCCCAGCCAGTGTCAGGATGGCCCCCTCTTCGCCCGGCCGCCGGTGATAAACTAGCTCTCCTCCCAGCACCAGCCGATGAGTGAGGCTCTGCAGGAAGTGAGCGACCATGATCACTGCGGGGGAGTGGGGAGACCCGGAGTCAGTCATAGAGACAGGCCTGCTCTCTCATTCCCAACGGCCCCCGCCCCAGCCTGCCCCCAGAGCTTCTTCCCTAATCCCTGAACTGTACAGACAATGCAGAGCCATAGTCAACATCAGCAGGTGGGTGGCCAGGACCGAAAGAAGCCTGTACCCATTCCTCACCTGATTCCCCAATCAGGTCCGGATTTCCTAGGGTCAGAGTGGCTGTGTAGTCATCTCCCCGATACTCGCCATCAAACTGCCAGGTCAGGAACTTGGCCTGCTGCGTCTAGATAGGGAGAGCAAGAAGTAAAATCTCCCTCTCTCTTTGCAATCACTGCTGCCTCTGCTCCTCTCCCTCAGCCACCAGGGCAGAACActcgaggaggagaaagaggaaatgcTTCAGTGGATGAAGGCAGGACCCGCGGTCACCTGAAAGACAGCCTTGGCTCGGAGCCGCTCTGCCAAGAGGAGCAGGACCTGGGCGTTGAGGCTGCCACTGCTGTCCATGTCGCCCACCAGAGTGGGGAACACCTGTGGAAGAGTGTCCACAGTCAGTAACACGGAGCGGAGGGGCCCCACTCAGCCGCAATCCACATGTAGGATTTCTTTAACAGTAAGCAGCACCCCCTAGTGGAATCACAAAGACAAACTCCCAACTCATCACACAGATATGTTTCCCCCACCTTCTCCCATTCAGAAGAAACACAGAGGACATACCCTGCCCATTCTTCCCCATGACAAACACATTTCCTCCTCCTCTACGCCTGAGTCCCAGCTGGGCTTTGGGGGAGATAACCCAGGGGAGTGGAGCGCTCACCTCAGTGGGACTAAGTTGCCAGTCCCCAGCATAGGCCGCATGAAGATGATAGCCGGGCAAGCCCAGAGCGCTCATGTGCACAGTGTGAGACACCTGAGGAAAGAgaaatcaatgcaggagacagcacCCCTGCTCCATTTCAATCCCCCATCCTACCCTTCATCTATTCCCCATCCCGCAGGTCTTTAAGAAACCCAAACATTCCAACTTTTACAGAGGGTCACCGGATTAAAAGCAACAAGTCCCACAAGCAAAGGAAGTCAAAAGTGCCCCATATCCCTCCTCTTTTGTCCCATATAGCCTGGCTAAGGGGGGAGCACAAAAGGAAAGAAGATCCAGGGACAGGCAGGGAGGAATAGAAAGGAGGGGCCAGAGAAGTGGGAGCACCTGGAAATGGCTGCTCAGAACCTTGTTGACAACGAGCTTCACTCCCTCCATCTGTGCTGGGAATACAtctgaagggaggggagggggaagggaaggaataAGCAGACAAGGAACCCCTACCCCACGAAGTAGTCTCCCCTTTCAATCCCACAGAAGTGCTTTGGAGGAGCTGACCTCAAGTCCAGCAACAGGAAATGCTCCACTCCATGGGGGTGCCTGATCCTCCCTGAGGCTGCATGCCCCAGCTGTGATCTCCCCTTTTCTGCTCCCGTCACTGGACACCCGGCACTCAAGACCCCGCCCTTCTCTGCCCCTTCAACGTGAGCCGCCCAAATGCCTCGGGTGTCTGCTCACCTTTGCATAGCCGGTGCAGCTCATCAAAGCTCCCAGGGTTGGGGAGAGGCTCCTCTCGACGGGGGCTCCGGCGGGGCAAAGCCCCCATAGGTGCCAGGCCCAGTGTGTTCCCCATTTCAGTAGAGAGGTCAGGGAGGGGCCGGGGTTCGCCTGGGAAAGGACGCTCTTGCTCCCTCTACCCTCCACGGGCCCCACCCCCCATTATCCGGCTCCCCAGCCCCAGAAACTTCCACATAGTCCAACGCTAGACCTGGAACGGGAAAAGTAGGGGGGGGAGGGCACCGGTGGGGAGCTTGAACCCCAGGCACACTCCCATTTCATCTTTAATCCCGCTGTCACCCTTGTAACCTCCCCCACTCTCTAATCCTAGACTCCACCACAGACTTTACCCAGCCTCCTAGTCTTTCTGCTCTTCACCCCTAGGCCCTATGGCGAGGCTTGCAATGAGGCAATAACCCTTACCTTCTCAGACCATCATGCTGCCCCTTTCCCCCAGGCACACCCCGGTCATCTTGATGGGGGCAGCCATCTTGACTGATGGCACAACTGCGGCTTCACGCTGCACCCCCAGCGTGGTCACGGACGCCATCTTGGAACCGGGCGACAAAAAAGATTTCAGAGACCCAACCCTCCTTGATTGGGCTCCGCccaatggatttaaaaaaaaagaaaaagaaaaggctgcTTGGCTGCCGAGCATTGGCCAATAGGAAAGGAGAACGCAAAAGAGTGGCCGACCTTACGTCCAGAGAGCTCCAACCCCGGCACTGCGGGGACAGGCTGTACT from Dama dama isolate Ldn47 chromosome 20, ASM3311817v1, whole genome shotgun sequence carries:
- the TOMM40L gene encoding mitochondrial import receptor subunit TOM40B isoform X1; translated protein: MGNTLGLAPMGALPRRSPRREEPLPNPGSFDELHRLCKDVFPAQMEGVKLVVNKVLSSHFQVSHTVHMSALGLPGYHLHAAYAGDWQLSPTEVFPTLVGDMDSSGSLNAQVLLLLAERLRAKAVFQTQQAKFLTWQFDGEYRGDDYTATLTLGNPDLIGESVIMVAHFLQSLTHRLVLGGELVYHRRPGEEGAILTLAGKYSAVHWVATLNVGSGGAHASYYHRANEQVQVGVEFEANTRLQDTTFSFGYHLTLPQANMVFRGLVDSNWCVGAVLEKKMPPLPVTLALGAFLNHWRNRFHCGFSITVG
- the TOMM40L gene encoding mitochondrial import receptor subunit TOM40B isoform X2, encoding MEGVKLVVNKVLSSHFQVSHTVHMSALGLPGYHLHAAYAGDWQLSPTEVFPTLVGDMDSSGSLNAQVLLLLAERLRAKAVFQTQQAKFLTWQFDGEYRGDDYTATLTLGNPDLIGESVIMVAHFLQSLTHRLVLGGELVYHRRPGEEGAILTLAGKYSAVHWVATLNVGSGGAHASYYHRANEQVQVGVEFEANTRLQDTTFSFGYHLTLPQANMVFRGLVDSNWCVGAVLEKKMPPLPVTLALGAFLNHWRNRFHCGFSITVG